In Phreatobacter cathodiphilus, the genomic window CCGCGGCGGCGGGGATGTTGACCACGACATAGCGCTGGCCGAAGCCGAAGCGGCTGTCGGCCAGCCGCTCCAGCGACTTCTCCAGGGCCCGCACCCGAGCCTCGGCCGGAATGTTGAGCTGCCGCAGCGTGGCGGCGGCCACGAGGCCGGAGGGCAGCAGCCCCACCCGGCGCTGGAAGCGCTGCACGGCGGCGAAGGTCGCCTCGTCGAAGACGTCGCCCGCGGCCTCCGCCGGCGACAGGTCGCCCTCGAGGGCGAGGCGGCGCTTCAGCCGGGCGACGTCGGCGCCGCGCTGGCCCTTGGAGAGGCGCAGGGTCGTCGGCAGCGTGCCCCAGCCGCCGCGCTGGGCGATCTGGCGATAGCTGGCGAGCGCCGCCTGGGTCACGGCGACGGTCTGCGGCCCGTAGGTCGGCTGCGGATCGGTGGAGATGGCAGTCACCCGCGGCGGCGGGGCCGGGCGTGGCGGCCGCGGTCGCGCGGGCGGCACGGCGGCTTGGGCGGGTGCCTGGGTCGCCGGATCGCCCGCGGGGGCCTGGGCGGCGGGCGCCGGTTCGATGGGTGCCGCCGGCGCCGGTGCGGGAGCTGCGGGCGCCTCGGCTGCGGGGGGAGCCGGCTGCTGCGCCTCGGCGACCGCCGGCACGAGCGAAACCGTGGCGCTGAGAAGCGCGGCGAGAAGCAGCCGGGTAGCGATGCGATCTGTCATGAATCCGTTCGTCGGCAGCACGATGGCTGCGTTCCATAGCTGAATTAAGGCAGCTTGTCGCAACGGGAGGTCAGCGGGCGCGCTGAATCGCCGCCGTGAGGCTTTCCGGCAACGGGATCGGCCGCCGGCTGTCGGCGTCCACATAGACGTGGACGAAATGGCCGTGGGCGAGGGTGGTTTCGCCGCCCTTGGCGAAGATGCCGATCTCGTAGCGCTGGCTCGACCGGCCGGCCTCGGAGAAGGCGAGCCCCGCCTCCAGCGGCTCGGGATAGGAGGCGGGCGCGAAATAGGAGCAGCGCGTGTCGACGACGAGCCCCATCCACGGGCCCGTCACAGGAACGAGGCCCGCTTCCGCGATCAGGAAGGCGTTCACCACCGTGTCGAAATAGGAATAGTAGACGACGTTGTTGATGTGGCCGTACTGGTCGTTGTCCGACCAGCGCGTCTGGATGGCCGAGAACCAGGTGAAGTCGCTCCGCGGGCGGGGCGTCGGGCGAGGCGGCGCGGCGGTCATCGGCAGGCACTCTCCTATGGGAGCCGGAATCGTCTCCGCAAGGCTAGGCGAGGAGCGCCGCGGGATCGAGGGGGCGGATGTCGGGCTCGACCCAGGCGAGCCGCGCTTGCGGCGACAGCAGCCGCTCCCGCGTCCAGAAGATGAAGATGCCGTCCTTGGCGCCGAAGGGG contains:
- a CDS encoding acyl-CoA thioesterase translates to MTAAPPRPTPRPRSDFTWFSAIQTRWSDNDQYGHINNVVYYSYFDTVVNAFLIAEAGLVPVTGPWMGLVVDTRCSYFAPASYPEPLEAGLAFSEAGRSSQRYEIGIFAKGGETTLAHGHFVHVYVDADSRRPIPLPESLTAAIQRAR